The genomic interval GCGCGCTGAACCAGGGCATCCTGGCCGAGTCGATGAACCTGGCGGCCGTCTGGAAGCTGCCGGTCATCTTCGTCTGCGAGAACAACCAGTTCGCGATGTCCGCACGAGTCCAGGTCATGACCTCCGTCGAGGATCTCGCGCTACGAAGCATCGGCTTCGGCATTCCGGGTGTCAACGTGGACGGCATGGACGTGCTGGCCGTCTTCCGGGCCACCAGCGAGGCCGTGGAGCGGGCGCGCGCCGGCCAGGGCCCGACCTTCATCGTGGCGACCACCTACCGCTTCCTCGGGCACCACGTGGGCGATCCGCTCAACTATCGGACCAAGGAAGAGACGGACGTTTGGCGCGAGAAGGACGCCATCGAGAAGCTGCGCTCCTACATGCTCGACAACGGCGTGGCGTCTGAGGACGAGATCGCCGAGATCGAGAAGGACGTGCAGGGCAAGGTGGACGTGGCGGCGAACGCGGCGAAGGCTGCCGTCGAGCCAGACCCGAAGATCCTGATGGACGACATCTACAAGTAGTCGTCAGTGCTCGGTTGTCAGCAGACACGTTCTGATCGCTGACAACTGACGGCTGACAACTCGGAGGGACGACCATGGCAGTTGCATCGCCCCCCGCGGCGGGGACGAAAGTGATGACCTATGCGGAGGCGCTCAACCTGGCCCTCCGCGAAGAGATGCGCCGCGATCCGACCGTCTTCGTGATGGGCGAGGATGTGGCGATCTGGGGCGGCGGCGGCGTGTTCGGCGTTACCAAGGGTCTGGTGGAAGAGTTCGGGCCAGAGCGCATCCGCGACACCCCGCTCACCGAGGCGGTGATCGCCGGCGCGGCGGTCGGCGCGGCGGCCACCGGCACCCGGCCCGTCGCCGAGATCATGTACGTCGACTTCATGACGCTGACGATGGAGCCGATTGTCAATCAGGCCGCCAAGATGCGCTACATGTTCGGCGGGAAGATCACCCTCCCGCTGGTCATGCGGGCGCAGGAGGGAGCTGGACGTGGCAACGCGGCGCAGCACAGCCAGTCGCTGGAGGCGTGGTTCGCCCATATCCCGGGTCTGAAGGTGGTGGTCCCGTCCACGCCGGCGGACGCCAAGGGCCTGCTCAAGACGGCCATCCGCGACGACAACCCGGTCATCTTCCTCGAACACAAGGTCTTGTACTTCACCAAGGGCGAGGTGCCGTTGGACGAGGAGTACACGATCCCGTTCGGCGTAGCGGACGTGAAGCGCGAGGGGACGGATGTCACCGTCGTCGGCATCCACACCCAGGTGCTCGAAGCGCTCCAGGCCGCGGAAGAGCTGGAGAAGGAAGGCATCAGCGTCGAGGTGATCGATCCGCGCACGGTCTCCCCGCTCGACGTGGACACCATCGTCACGTCGGTCAAGAAGACTGGGCGGCTGGTCGTGAGCCATCAGGCTGTTGAGCAGGGCGGCGTCGGCGGAGAGATCGTCGCGCGGGTGGTTGACGCCGCGTTTGACTACCTGGATGCGCCGCCACAGCGGGTCTGCGGCAAGAACGTGCCGTTGCCGTACGCCGCCAGCCTGGAACGCGAGGCGCTGCCGTACAAGGACGACATCATCGCCGCCATCCGACGGATCATCTAGCGTGGGGCGTGGGTCGACGATCGTGGGTCGTAGGGGCGTGCTCGCGCCGCCCTTCCCCCCACGATCTACGATCCATGACCTATAACCTCCCGCATGCAAGGCTTCTGGATCGCCGCGCTGGCCTTCGGGATCGTGATCGCACTGTTCGCGGTCCAGAACTCCGCGCCCACGACGATCCGCTTCCTCTGGATCAGCGCCGAAGCCGTGCCGCTGTCAGTGCTCGTGATGATCTGCGCGGCGCTGGGCGCGCTGGTGACGCTGATGTTCGGCCTGGGCCGCGAGGTCCGACTCCAGTGGAGCCGCCGCTCGGCCCGCCGGATGGTGTCCACGCACGAGAAGCGCATCGCCGAGCTTGAGAAGGCGGTCGAAGAGTTGACGGCCCAGAAGGCGGCCCTCGACGCACAGGTCGCCT from Chloroflexota bacterium carries:
- a CDS encoding alpha-ketoacid dehydrogenase subunit beta, with amino-acid sequence MAVASPPAAGTKVMTYAEALNLALREEMRRDPTVFVMGEDVAIWGGGGVFGVTKGLVEEFGPERIRDTPLTEAVIAGAAVGAAATGTRPVAEIMYVDFMTLTMEPIVNQAAKMRYMFGGKITLPLVMRAQEGAGRGNAAQHSQSLEAWFAHIPGLKVVVPSTPADAKGLLKTAIRDDNPVIFLEHKVLYFTKGEVPLDEEYTIPFGVADVKREGTDVTVVGIHTQVLEALQAAEELEKEGISVEVIDPRTVSPLDVDTIVTSVKKTGRLVVSHQAVEQGGVGGEIVARVVDAAFDYLDAPPQRVCGKNVPLPYAASLEREALPYKDDIIAAIRRII
- a CDS encoding DUF1049 domain-containing protein, whose amino-acid sequence is MQGFWIAALAFGIVIALFAVQNSAPTTIRFLWISAEAVPLSVLVMICAALGALVTLMFGLGREVRLQWSRRSARRMVSTHEKRIAELEKAVEELTAQKAALDAQVASLTATGGTPLYEAVPVNPSAVEGGTASTSLPSGDSSKG
- a CDS encoding thiamine pyrophosphate-dependent dehydrogenase E1 component subunit alpha, which gives rise to MAALTREQMLHMFRSMAQIRAFEYRAYELYREGVMRGTTHAYVGEEAIAVGVCSALNQDDTITSTHRGHGHCIAKGGDVNMMMAELLGKESGYSHGKGGSMHIADIDKGILGANGIVGGGMAIATGAALSAKYLNNGKVSVCFFGDGALNQGILAESMNLAAVWKLPVIFVCENNQFAMSARVQVMTSVEDLALRSIGFGIPGVNVDGMDVLAVFRATSEAVERARAGQGPTFIVATTYRFLGHHVGDPLNYRTKEETDVWREKDAIEKLRSYMLDNGVASEDEIAEIEKDVQGKVDVAANAAKAAVEPDPKILMDDIYK